In Candidatus Nitrosarchaeum limnium SFB1, the following proteins share a genomic window:
- a CDS encoding indole-3-glycerol-phosphate synthase, producing the protein MAENILRKLVNNSQAAIDDGVYNLDIKLEKSNKDFLQIIKSNNHATLLTEIKFSSPSLGKIRTLTNPASIAKQMIAGGAKALSILTQPHLFNGSPDYFIQVRQAVDVPLLMKDIMIDTIQIDAAEKIGADYMLVIQSLFDQEFLKDIDEFIGYGHKKGLKILLEVHTKQEFQNALKTEADLIGINNRNLDTLEIDLKTTERVLEGYKKTRLIISESGIETPEDIQYLKKCGADAFLIGSSIMKSDNIEENVRKLVNAY; encoded by the coding sequence ATGGCAGAAAACATTCTTAGAAAATTAGTAAATAACTCACAAGCTGCAATTGATGATGGAGTATACAATCTAGATATAAAATTAGAAAAATCAAATAAAGACTTTTTACAAATTATAAAATCAAATAATCATGCAACGTTACTTACTGAGATCAAGTTTTCATCACCATCTTTAGGTAAAATCAGAACATTGACAAACCCTGCAAGTATTGCAAAACAAATGATTGCCGGAGGTGCAAAAGCACTATCAATACTCACTCAGCCTCATTTGTTTAATGGATCTCCAGATTACTTTATCCAGGTTAGACAGGCAGTAGATGTTCCATTATTAATGAAAGATATCATGATTGATACAATACAGATTGATGCTGCAGAAAAAATTGGTGCAGATTACATGTTGGTTATCCAATCATTATTTGATCAAGAGTTTCTCAAAGACATTGATGAATTTATTGGGTATGGTCACAAAAAGGGATTAAAAATTCTACTAGAAGTGCACACAAAACAAGAGTTTCAAAATGCATTAAAAACAGAAGCAGATCTAATTGGAATCAACAATAGAAATCTAGACACACTTGAGATAGATCTAAAAACTACAGAAAGAGTACTTGAAGGATACAAAAAGACACGACTCATCATATCGGAGAGCGGTATTGAAACACCTGAGGATATACAATATCTAAAAAAGTGTGGAGCTGATGCATTCCTAATAGGTTCAAGTATAATGAAAAGCGATAATATCGAAGAGAATGTCAGAAAATTGGTGAATGCATATTGA